Part of the Catalinimonas alkaloidigena genome is shown below.
ATTTAAAAGCACAAAAAGAGTTTGTACTTTTCTATTATTTAATTATAAAAAAATGTTCTTCATTCGAAGTGGAACCAGGCTATTGGAAGGCTTATATTACTGAAAGAACCTAAGTATGAATTGTGAAGAGTTCTATCAATTTTAGCCTTAGCTTAAGAATTATTGCTAACAAAGTTACTAATTAAATGCAGCAAATGAATGAGCATATCTTTACCTATTGCATAAGTAAGCTTGCTTATTATGCCCTAAAACAAAGGAGCGATAAACACATATTAAGCTTTTAAATCCGTATTGGAAATTTTTACTTTTATTCACAGTCTTGGTAACAAGTCATCATCACTCTAATAGATTTCTGTTACCTCAATTTTCCATAAATTTTCCACATTGTCTTCTTCTTCATCGTGAACTAATCCTTTTAGCTTTACCGTTCCAGGTTTCATAGCTGTAGTAATCCTGCCCTCAGTATCTGAATCTATCTGAAAGGTCTCGTTGTTTACATTGACCTGCCAGTGATTTCCTTTTTGCTGTAACTCGCCTTGCAAAATTACTTCCGCACTTTTGGCTGAAAATCCATTATTCTTCACTTCTTTCTGGATTTTTTGCAAGGTAAGTTCATTGTCGGTAGCAAGCGTAAGATAAGCTTTGCCGTCATTGAGGCTTACTTTTACACTTTCCAGCCCATCCATTTTCTTGAGCCCACGCTCCAGACCATAGGCACACGGAGCACAGTCCATTCCAAATACCTCCTGATCTACTTTGATCAACTGAGCCATTGAACTACTGAAGCTGAAAATGGTTAATGCTACTATTATTCCTATCTTTTTCATATTTTTGTTTATTTAATGTTATAACCAATAACTGATATTCATTGAAAGTCTGTATCGCTCTTTGGGGCTTTGCACTACATCCTGATAGACCGGAAATAAAGCTCCGAAGGATATACCCCAGGCTCCATAAAGCCCGAGGAATGAAGGCCCAATCATTACTTTTTTCCCTCTTTGGTCAACGGGAGTAAGCTGACCTTCAAGGGTATTAGCTCCCGGAAACTCCGCTAGTGATTCAACAAACATTCTCCAGTCCGGCTTTGGATAATCACCCATAAATATATTCGGCCGATAACCGACTACCAGACTTGCATAAGGAAGGTCACCCAACTGATCATTAGACTCTTTGAAGTAATACTGATAACCACCGCCTATCCAGGCGTACCAGATACGGGAAGCATAGCCGGTAGAGATCGCTCCGTGAATGGAGTTGCTTACATTGATCTCTCCTCGGGTTTTCTCCGTTGGTGCCGAAACACTTAAAATGGCGGTGGATTCAAAGCGTTTGCCAACGCCAAATGCATTAGAAAAGAAACGATACCAGACAGATGCTTCTATGTCCCCATTCGCTGGCATATTGCTGTTACCTCTTGTTCTGGGGGCTTCAGACAGTCTGTTGATCATGGTGGGTGTTGTAATGTTGAGTTGCAGATCTTCAGTCACCCCATACGACCAGATGTATCTAAGCATAAAGGATTGATCATCTTCGGTGGCTAAGCTCATGGCTGCTGCATTAAAATCTACCCCTCCTTTCACCAATGTGGGGGTTTGTAAACCATAAAGCGGTCCGTGTCCCTGAGCTTTTACCTGAGAAATGACTATAATTGTTAGTAATGTTATAAAGATTGTTCTTTTCATCGTATGCATTTCACATTCCTAAAAGTTGTTGAAGCGGAAGCAATAGATAAGCAGAGAATAATCCGAGTATGTATAGCCCAAATGAAACCCAAAGAATCACTTTGCTCCATCGGGCGGCTGTATCACATGGTGTTTCATTGCCATATTCGTCAATTTTACATACCTGATTATTCTTACGTCCATAAAACAGCCAAAAGTTAAATCCGATCAATATTCCGGCTCCTAGAAAAGTCCATTCCTTGTACTTGCTCAGCCAAATCAATGCCGGAAAGTCCGAAACTAATCCTGCCACTACCGCTCCCATACCAACAGCCACCAGTAATGATGGAAGGGCACAGCACAGCAAGGTAGATACTGATGTAAATAAGGAAGCTATGCTGACGAAATCCTGCTTTAATGATTTTAAGACTTCCATAAGATTATGCCGCCATTTTAGCACAACTTTCTGCGCAGGCTGCACATTTTTCTGCACACTGCTTGCACACTTCACTGTCAAATTTGCCGCACTCTTCTGCACACGCCTTGCAAAGATCCGCGCAAATAGCACATACCCTGCGGGCGTAATCGGACTGGGAGGCCAACATCTGTGTACATGCCGTACAAAGGGCAATACAATCCAGGCAAAGCTGGTGGCACTTTTTCATGTCCGGCTCGCCTAAGTGCTGATCCAGACAGATGCGTGCTGCGGTGATACATTCGTTACAATTGTCAATGCATTGTTGTAAATCATTACTCAATGGTTTCATAATTTTTGTGATTTAAATGAATTCCCTTGCCTGCACGGCAGCAAGGGGAAAATATAATGTAAGCCGTGCCTTACTTGTTTTTACCCTTGTCCTATACCCGCTTTGATCAGCTCTTCTTTAGAAATCCCCTGATTTTCACAGCAGGATAAAAGTGAGCCATTCACAGCAATAGCAGGTACTTTTTTGATTCCATATTCTTCCAGCTTGCTCAGACAGGTTTTGTCCTCACACTGTTTTACCAAATCATAAATTGTGATCTCACATTGCTCACATGCCAAATCTTTCACTATTTGAACTACCGGATCGCAAACAGGGCAGTTTGCTGTAAATATTTCTACTTGTCTTTTCATCTTTACCTCCTTTTAAAATGTACAGTTTTATATGTTTGAGGGTCTCTCTGGATAAGAACAATTCAAAGGTAAGTTCAGGGAGGGGGTGGTAGCCAAGTGAATAAGGCTAGAAAATTTGATTTATTTTTTTTGTAAGGATAAAGGTTAGTATAGGAAGCACGGAAATGGCTAAAAATGGAGAAAGATCGATATTTGTGAAGGGTTCATGAATAAGAAAACTGAATTATTCCTTCTCTTGGCCATTATCTGAGCCTATGCGCTGTTTTAATTTAGCAATCTCATTCATCATAGTGGTAAGATT
Proteins encoded:
- a CDS encoding heavy-metal-associated domain-containing protein, translating into MKKIGIIVALTIFSFSSSMAQLIKVDQEVFGMDCAPCAYGLERGLKKMDGLESVKVSLNDGKAYLTLATDNELTLQKIQKEVKNNGFSAKSAEVILQGELQQKGNHWQVNVNNETFQIDSDTEGRITTAMKPGTVKLKGLVHDEEEDNVENLWKIEVTEIY
- a CDS encoding thioredoxin family protein, whose protein sequence is MKRQVEIFTANCPVCDPVVQIVKDLACEQCEITIYDLVKQCEDKTCLSKLEEYGIKKVPAIAVNGSLLSCCENQGISKEELIKAGIGQG